Sequence from the Castanea sativa cultivar Marrone di Chiusa Pesio chromosome 12, ASM4071231v1 genome:
CGGCCTTTCGAACCGGCAAGTGCCTCAAGGGTGACACCTGTGAGTTCGCGCATGGAGTCTTCGAGTATTGGCTTCACCCAGCTAGGTATCGCACGCGTGCATGCAATGCTGGGCGTTATTGCCAACGTAAGGTATGTTTTTTTGCGCACACGCCTGAGCAGTTACGGTCTGAGACTAAATACAAGTGCCATTACACGTACCGACCAAGAATGATTAACGGCGGAGATGGGGTTCGCGATGGATCAAACGGTCAGGAGGATGCCACCAAGCCGCCTTTGCCTTTGCCCGTGCCGGTTCAGTTGGAGAAGAAACATGTTGTTGAGAGCTGTTGTTGTGATGGGGTTTCGGAGTTTTTGAAGAGTATGAGGGGTTTGAAGATAAGGGATGTTGAGGATAATTGGGAATCATCGGAGTCAGATTTGCCTCAGATCGATTGGATTTCAGAGTTGGTGcagtaaatatatataaatatatgtgcATGTGTGAGGGATCTAATGAGAGTAGATTTCACTATTTCAGAGAGATGTTTAATTGGGGAGTAAATAGATGTATGTGTGGTAAATAAATTTCTTACGTTTTGGTTGaagattttttaatatgtgagtGTCAGCAAGGACTTCTTTTAATTTCCCTGTAATTTGTACATTTGTTcttgatattatttataattaagtATCTATGTTTTCCTTGGGTTGTATTGTttcaaagtttttaattgtTCTTCCTTAATATGTGTTGCCAGGAATTCATAATGGAAGATTACGGTTCTGTTGTCATATATCTGGGTGAAAATCAATCTAAACTCCTCTTTATATATTTGGATCCAAATTTATGAAACTGCTGTATATTGTATCCTCTCCCttgttaattaattttaggTAAACTTACGGTGTTCAACCTCTAAGCTTAGCATGTCATCAATTTTCATCTTATagtttaaagtttaatttgGCAATCAAATGCCAAGAGCGTGTACAGGTTAATAGGTTGGCACCTtttcatattttcaataaaaatatcttATATTTAAATTCTCTAATCCCAACTATCggtgttattaaaaaaaaaacgttggcAAAGAGAAATTGTGGAATGACAACAACCATATAATGCTAAAGTTATGGATCTATACTTCACTTATGAGGCATAAGAAGAACAAAATACAGAAGAGAAAATAGTGACTAgacctttatatatatactaccaaaatattgtataattatCCTCTTTTAGAGATATAAACATATTGAAGTAGTGGCCATAAACATATTGAAGTAGTTGCCAATGATCATTGGCTTAAACTTTTGATACATATTTCCAAATTACTAACTATAAAGTGTGACAACAACTTAAAACTTCACTTTATATTAGTGGCGGAACCAGAATTTTGGTTGAGAGGggtaaaattaaaagatattatttaaagtgaaattaatctaaaaaatattaatcaataataataacaaaataaataaacagttgttagaaaataaatatatttcatatcattacaataaattaaaaaaaataaccaattcATATTGCAAAATCTACAATAAAAAAGTTTACACAAATTGATATGGTAAAAatgtgattagtgttacttaaataatatataatgaataaatgtttgaaattattttttgtgattggtgatataccaatttgtaatatataagtaataaaatttgcaGTATCTCTAAAATTACTCAACa
This genomic interval carries:
- the LOC142618691 gene encoding zinc finger CCCH domain-containing protein 54 → MLKGINPSIYGFSEHQFPNLVPPEFYNTINNDHIDEAIFGSDEFRMYAYKIKRCPRMRSHDWTECPYAHRGEKAQRRDPRKFSYSAVACSAFRTGKCLKGDTCEFAHGVFEYWLHPARYRTRACNAGRYCQRKVCFFAHTPEQLRSETKYKCHYTYRPRMINGGDGVRDGSNGQEDATKPPLPLPVPVQLEKKHVVESCCCDGVSEFLKSMRGLKIRDVEDNWESSESDLPQIDWISELVQ